One Rhodococcus sp. P1Y DNA window includes the following coding sequences:
- a CDS encoding YciI family protein, with protein sequence MALFAVQYTYSPTTADGRDTHRADHRAWLADLLEQKVLVSSGPFTEDRGALIIVEGTDLTSVTQLFAQDPFAVENLVDTSVITEWKPVMGAFA encoded by the coding sequence ATGGCTCTGTTCGCCGTGCAATACACCTACTCCCCCACTACCGCGGACGGGCGTGACACCCACCGCGCTGATCATCGCGCGTGGCTCGCGGATCTGCTGGAACAGAAGGTTCTGGTCTCCAGTGGACCGTTCACCGAAGACAGAGGCGCCCTCATCATCGTCGAAGGCACCGACCTGACATCCGTCACGCAGTTGTTCGCCCAGGATCCTTTCGCGGTGGAGAACCTCGTCGACACGTCGGTGATCACCGAATGGAAGCCGGTCATGGGCGCATTCGCCTGA
- a CDS encoding amino-acid N-acetyltransferase, with product MTSAPNRASRPGVDSAADYASNSSAASYGGDELVVRRARTSDIPEIKRLIDIYAGKILLEKNLVTLYEAVQEFWVAERAGTVIGCGALHVLWADLGEVRTVAVDPSAKGHGAGHLIVDKLVRVARELALQKLFVLTFETDFFARHGFAEIDGTPVTAEVYAEMCRSYDTGVAEFLDLSYVKPNTLGNTRMLLSL from the coding sequence ATGACTTCTGCGCCGAACCGGGCGAGTCGACCGGGTGTCGACAGTGCTGCGGACTACGCCTCGAACAGCTCTGCGGCCTCTTACGGTGGAGACGAATTGGTCGTCCGACGAGCGCGCACCTCCGACATTCCCGAGATAAAGCGATTGATCGACATCTACGCAGGCAAGATCCTCCTCGAGAAGAACCTCGTGACCCTGTACGAAGCGGTCCAGGAATTCTGGGTGGCAGAGCGTGCAGGAACGGTTATCGGTTGCGGCGCCTTGCACGTGCTGTGGGCCGATCTCGGCGAGGTGAGGACTGTTGCCGTCGATCCGTCGGCGAAGGGACACGGCGCCGGCCATCTGATCGTGGACAAACTCGTCCGAGTAGCTCGCGAGTTGGCACTGCAGAAGCTCTTCGTGCTGACCTTCGAGACGGATTTCTTCGCGAGGCACGGATTCGCGGAAATCGACGGCACCCCGGTCACCGCGGAGGTGTACGCCGAAATGTGCCGCTCCTACGACACCGGTGTCGCCGAGTTCCTCGACTTGAGCTACGTGAAGCCGAACACACTGGGCAATACGAGAATGTTGCTTTCGCTCTGA
- the pgsA gene encoding CDP-diacylglycerol--glycerol-3-phosphate 3-phosphatidyltransferase, with amino-acid sequence MTEQVPPSPQLPHGNSVTGGTDVVPILNIANVLTVLRIALVPVFLVVLFAGDGHDTRWRIAATVVFAVAAITDRIDGQLARKYGLVTEFGKMADPIADKALIGAALIGLSILGDLPWWVTVVIAVREIGITLVRFAVIRHGVIPAGRGGKVKTLVQSVAIGFYLFPLPDEVRFASVTLMGLAVFLTVYTGVDYIVQAIRLRRGVAT; translated from the coding sequence ATGACCGAACAAGTACCTCCGAGCCCTCAGTTGCCGCATGGCAACTCGGTAACCGGCGGTACCGACGTCGTCCCCATCCTCAATATCGCCAACGTTCTGACCGTGCTGCGTATCGCGCTCGTCCCTGTGTTCCTGGTTGTGCTGTTCGCAGGCGACGGTCACGACACGCGATGGCGGATCGCAGCAACGGTTGTGTTCGCAGTCGCGGCCATCACCGACCGGATCGACGGTCAATTGGCCCGCAAATACGGCTTGGTGACCGAATTCGGCAAGATGGCCGACCCGATCGCGGACAAAGCGTTGATCGGCGCGGCATTGATCGGGTTGTCGATTCTCGGCGATCTACCGTGGTGGGTGACCGTCGTCATTGCCGTGAGAGAGATCGGCATCACGCTCGTTCGCTTCGCAGTGATCAGGCACGGGGTCATTCCGGCCGGCCGTGGAGGAAAGGTCAAGACGCTCGTGCAGAGTGTCGCGATCGGTTTCTACCTCTTTCCGCTACCGGACGAGGTGCGGTTCGCGTCCGTCACACTCATGGGTTTGGCCGTGTTCCTGACGGTCTACACAGGTGTGGACTACATCGTGCAAGCGATCCGCCTGCGACGCGGCGTGGCCACGTGA
- a CDS encoding helix-turn-helix domain-containing protein: MALLLREALGDSLRRTRVAQSRTLREVSNTARVSLGYLSEVERGRKEASSELLAAICDALAVPLADVMSDVSESLSESTLAARREDADKVALTEDASPRIAGETRVVIPAPARALAAA, from the coding sequence ATGGCGCTGCTATTGCGTGAAGCACTCGGCGACAGTCTGCGGCGCACTCGCGTTGCACAGAGCCGCACGTTGCGGGAGGTCTCGAACACCGCGCGTGTGAGCCTCGGCTACCTCTCCGAGGTCGAGCGCGGACGGAAAGAAGCATCGAGTGAACTGCTCGCCGCTATTTGCGACGCACTTGCAGTCCCGCTCGCCGACGTGATGAGCGACGTGAGCGAGTCGTTGTCGGAGTCGACGCTTGCGGCTCGACGCGAGGATGCCGACAAGGTTGCACTGACCGAAGACGCGTCACCGCGCATCGCAGGCGAAACCCGAGTAGTCATCCCGGCACCTGCGCGCGCGCTCGCTGCCGCGTGA
- a CDS encoding PspA/IM30 family protein — MANPFVKAWKYMMALFNSKIDEKADPKVQIQQAIEDAQRQHQALSQQAASVIGNQRQLEMKLSRQLDEVEKLNANARQAVTLADQAATAGDVDKATQYTNAAEAFAAQLVTAEQGVEDLKVLHDQSLQAASQAKKAVEQNAMALQAKVAERTKLLSQLEQAKMQEKVSESLRSMDSTLSAPGNTPSLDAVRDKIERRYADALGSAELAQNSVSGRMMEVQQASVQMAGHSRLEQIRASMAGDQLPSGNSAAQKPSIAKAQNTTPEPPAQN, encoded by the coding sequence ATGGCTAATCCTTTCGTCAAGGCCTGGAAGTACATGATGGCGCTCTTCAATTCCAAGATCGACGAGAAGGCCGACCCCAAGGTTCAGATTCAGCAGGCGATCGAGGACGCGCAGCGGCAGCATCAGGCGCTGTCTCAGCAAGCTGCGTCGGTGATCGGGAACCAGCGACAGCTGGAGATGAAGCTGAGTCGGCAGCTGGACGAGGTCGAAAAACTGAACGCCAACGCTCGTCAGGCAGTCACACTCGCCGATCAGGCGGCGACTGCGGGTGATGTCGACAAGGCGACGCAGTACACCAACGCCGCCGAGGCCTTTGCGGCCCAACTGGTCACTGCGGAGCAAGGCGTCGAGGATCTCAAGGTCTTGCACGATCAGTCTCTTCAGGCTGCATCGCAGGCGAAGAAGGCCGTCGAGCAGAACGCGATGGCACTGCAGGCTAAGGTCGCCGAGCGAACGAAGCTTCTGAGTCAGCTCGAGCAGGCGAAGATGCAGGAGAAGGTCAGCGAATCTCTGCGGTCGATGGACAGTACGCTCTCGGCACCCGGAAATACGCCGAGCCTCGACGCCGTCCGCGACAAGATCGAGCGGCGGTACGCCGATGCGCTCGGATCGGCCGAGCTCGCACAGAACTCGGTGTCGGGACGAATGATGGAGGTTCAGCAGGCATCGGTCCAGATGGCTGGGCACAGCCGCCTCGAGCAGATCAGGGCGTCCATGGCCGGCGACCAGCTGCCTTCCGGAAACTCTGCGGCGCAGAAGCCCTCGATTGCCAAGGCGCAGAACACAACTCCAGAGCCCCCGGCGCAGAACTGA